The following are from one region of the Paenibacillus sabinae T27 genome:
- a CDS encoding pseudouridine synthase, with product MERLQKILAQAGVASRRKCEELILAGKVEVNGEVVTTLGTKADPNTDIIKVSGKPISGENKVYIMFNKPKGVITSASDPKGRKIVTDYMKGIKERVYPIGRLDYDTEGLLLLTNDGEFANLLTHPKHHVPKTYLATVKGIPHGTALDKLKQGIKLEDGMTAPAEVEYKDVDEESNESVISITIHEGRNRQVRRMFEAISHPVIRLKRISFGDILLQNLKRGSFRHLTKDEINGLQQLAKAGLAKGNNTRRDT from the coding sequence ATGGAAAGATTACAGAAAATACTGGCACAGGCCGGTGTGGCTTCAAGACGCAAATGCGAAGAACTGATCCTGGCCGGCAAAGTGGAAGTGAACGGCGAGGTAGTAACCACGCTCGGAACGAAGGCCGATCCAAACACCGATATCATTAAAGTGTCGGGCAAGCCGATCTCGGGCGAGAATAAAGTCTATATTATGTTCAATAAGCCAAAGGGCGTAATTACAAGCGCTTCCGATCCGAAGGGCCGCAAAATCGTAACGGATTACATGAAGGGCATCAAGGAGCGGGTGTATCCGATCGGAAGGCTTGATTACGACACGGAGGGTCTGCTGCTGCTGACCAATGACGGGGAGTTTGCCAATCTGCTGACCCATCCGAAGCATCATGTGCCGAAGACGTATTTGGCCACGGTCAAAGGCATTCCCCACGGCACGGCGCTGGACAAGCTGAAGCAAGGCATCAAGCTGGAGGACGGCATGACCGCTCCCGCCGAGGTGGAATACAAGGATGTCGACGAGGAGAGCAACGAGTCGGTCATCAGCATCACGATCCACGAGGGCCGCAACCGTCAGGTCCGGCGCATGTTCGAAGCGATTTCCCATCCCGTGATCCGGCTGAAGCGGATTTCGTTCGGCGATATCCTGCTGCAGAACCTGAAGCGCGGATCTTTCCGTCATCTGACCAAGGACGAAATCAACGGGCTGCAGCAGCTTGCCAAAGCGGGACTGGCCAAAGGAAACAACACACGTAGAGACACATAA
- a CDS encoding spore maturation protein, which translates to MIAFIPLYAYARKVPVYESFVDGAKEGFGTAIGIIPHLVGMMVAISVFRASGALDYLMGFVTPMLRGLGVPPEVLPLGLLRPLTGTGSLAYATELIRLHGPDSLIGRIASTIQGSTDTTLYVLTVYFGAVGIRNGRYALKVGLFSDLVGFVAAIAICLLAFG; encoded by the coding sequence ATGATCGCTTTTATACCTTTATACGCCTATGCCCGCAAGGTTCCCGTCTACGAATCGTTTGTGGACGGGGCCAAGGAAGGCTTTGGCACGGCGATTGGGATCATTCCCCATCTGGTCGGCATGATGGTAGCGATCAGCGTGTTCCGCGCATCAGGGGCGCTTGACTACCTGATGGGATTCGTCACGCCGATGTTGCGCGGTCTCGGCGTTCCGCCGGAGGTGCTGCCGCTCGGTCTGCTGCGGCCCCTGACAGGGACGGGCTCGCTCGCTTACGCGACTGAGCTGATCCGCTTACACGGTCCCGATTCGCTTATTGGCCGAATCGCCTCCACGATCCAGGGCAGCACGGACACCACCCTGTACGTGCTGACCGTGTATTTCGGCGCCGTCGGCATCCGTAACGGGCGGTACGCGCTCAAAGTAGGGCTCTTCTCCGACCTTGTCGGCTTTGTTGCGGCGATCGCGATCTGCCTGCTGGCGTTCGGCTGA
- a CDS encoding nucleoside recognition domain-containing protein: MINGIWLGMIVIGFVFAAVNGRMDAFTGAVFDGAKNGVTVSFGLISVLVFWLGIMKVAEDAGLLRTIARALGPVVRFLFPDVPKGHPAIGYILSNMSANLLGLGNAATPMGIKAMQELQTLNPDKETATPAMCTLLALNTASITLIPATLIAIRLNYGSADPAGIVGTTLAATVVATLAAIFADRLFRRLHLLRRPPEPPAARLSRTGGGAASPPPGAHSEAKG; the protein is encoded by the coding sequence ATGATTAATGGGATATGGCTCGGCATGATCGTCATCGGTTTTGTGTTCGCTGCGGTGAACGGCCGGATGGACGCCTTCACCGGGGCGGTGTTTGACGGCGCGAAGAACGGGGTAACGGTCAGCTTTGGGCTGATCAGCGTCCTGGTGTTCTGGCTCGGCATCATGAAGGTGGCCGAGGATGCGGGACTGCTGCGGACAATCGCCAGGGCGCTCGGCCCGGTCGTCCGCTTTCTGTTCCCGGATGTGCCGAAGGGGCATCCGGCAATCGGCTATATTCTGTCCAATATGAGCGCCAATCTGCTCGGCCTGGGCAATGCAGCGACGCCGATGGGCATCAAGGCGATGCAGGAGCTGCAGACACTGAACCCCGACAAGGAGACGGCGACTCCCGCGATGTGCACCCTGCTGGCGCTGAATACCGCCAGCATCACGCTCATTCCGGCGACGCTGATCGCGATCCGCCTGAACTACGGCTCCGCCGATCCCGCGGGCATCGTCGGGACGACGCTGGCGGCGACCGTGGTCGCGACGCTCGCCGCCATCTTCGCAGACCGGCTGTTCCGCCGGCTGCATCTGCTGCGAAGGCCGCCGGAGCCGCCGGCGGCCCGCCTTTCCCGGACCGGGGGAGGCGCGGCTTCTCCGCCCCCCGGGGCGCATTCCGAAGCGAAAGGGTGA
- a CDS encoding D-alanyl-D-alanine carboxypeptidase family protein: MNMKRVHFRSSLVLVSCCLLLLFAPIAAAEPGRESVSTHAKAASLIDVESGRILYSSHGDEPMLIASLTKIMTAIVAIEYGDLKSKVKVGKNAFAKEGSSLFLRLGEEMTLENMLYGLMLRSGNDAATAIAEHVGGSEEGFVHLMNAKAEELGLKHTHFANPHGLDAEGHYSSANDLAVLTAYAMHNPVFKEIVKTQVKTAGNPYEPWDYKWSNKNKMLRLYEGADGVKTGYTKKALRCLVSSATRGDQQLVAVTLNDGNDWNDHSALLDFGFNRFPLETLIERGEKLQGYELVAGLDFSYPFSTGEQERVVTELVLNGRPKTADSADKSFGLRGTLVLKLGGVSIGQVPVYEPGRLPPATTPYAEKYALTQAHPADNWLQAIGSALRALFRLGAEGGGSHD; the protein is encoded by the coding sequence ATGAACATGAAAAGAGTACATTTCAGATCTTCTCTAGTCCTGGTCAGCTGCTGCCTGCTCCTGCTCTTTGCGCCGATTGCGGCGGCGGAGCCGGGTCGAGAAAGTGTGTCCACCCATGCCAAGGCGGCCTCGCTGATTGATGTGGAGTCCGGGCGGATCTTGTACAGCAGCCACGGCGACGAGCCGATGCTGATTGCCAGCCTGACCAAGATCATGACTGCCATCGTGGCGATTGAATACGGAGATTTGAAGAGCAAGGTCAAGGTTGGGAAGAACGCTTTTGCCAAAGAAGGGTCGTCCCTGTTTCTCAGACTGGGCGAAGAGATGACGCTCGAGAACATGCTGTACGGCCTCATGCTGCGTTCGGGGAACGATGCGGCGACGGCCATCGCGGAGCATGTCGGCGGTTCGGAGGAAGGCTTTGTTCACCTGATGAACGCCAAAGCCGAGGAGCTGGGTCTAAAGCATACCCATTTTGCCAATCCCCACGGGCTTGACGCCGAAGGGCATTATTCCAGCGCGAACGATCTGGCCGTTCTGACGGCCTATGCGATGCATAATCCCGTGTTCAAGGAAATTGTCAAGACTCAGGTCAAGACGGCGGGAAATCCGTACGAGCCATGGGACTATAAATGGAGCAACAAAAACAAGATGCTGCGTCTCTATGAGGGAGCGGATGGAGTGAAGACCGGCTATACGAAAAAAGCGCTCCGCTGCCTGGTCAGCTCCGCGACCCGGGGAGACCAGCAGCTTGTCGCCGTGACTTTAAACGATGGAAACGACTGGAACGACCACTCCGCGCTGCTCGATTTCGGCTTTAACCGGTTTCCGCTGGAAACGCTGATCGAGCGGGGGGAGAAGCTGCAGGGCTACGAGCTGGTGGCCGGACTGGATTTCTCCTATCCGTTTAGCACGGGCGAGCAGGAGCGGGTTGTCACCGAGCTGGTCTTGAACGGGAGGCCGAAGACGGCAGACAGCGCCGACAAGAGCTTCGGGCTTCGCGGGACGCTCGTGCTGAAGCTTGGCGGCGTATCGATCGGCCAAGTTCCTGTCTACGAGCCGGGCCGTCTCCCGCCGGCCACGACGCCGTACGCGGAGAAGTACGCGTTAACGCAGGCCCATCCGGCGGACAACTGGCTCCAGGCGATAGGCAGCGCGCTTCGCGCCCTGTTCCGGCTTGGAGCGGAAGGAGGGGGCTCTCATGATTAA
- the ytfJ gene encoding GerW family sporulation protein: MSDHPIQGLMQTAMENIKGMVDVNTIVGEPVETKDGSVILPISKVAFGFAAGGSDFSVEDDDKPVAGQNGVKILPFGGGSGGGVSIRPIAFLVVGREGVHIVPLDNQTHIFEKIIDSTPGLIDKIQSMFQNQGGSSSGQQQQNTQAPPPVPSEAVTFTPSTPV; encoded by the coding sequence ATGAGTGACCACCCCATTCAAGGTCTGATGCAGACCGCGATGGAAAACATCAAAGGCATGGTCGACGTAAACACCATCGTCGGCGAGCCGGTGGAGACGAAGGACGGCAGTGTCATTCTGCCAATCAGTAAAGTCGCTTTCGGTTTTGCCGCAGGCGGCAGCGACTTCAGTGTGGAAGACGACGACAAGCCTGTTGCCGGACAGAACGGCGTGAAGATTCTTCCGTTTGGAGGCGGCAGCGGTGGCGGGGTATCCATCCGACCGATCGCTTTTCTGGTCGTCGGAAGAGAAGGCGTGCATATCGTGCCGCTTGACAACCAGACCCATATTTTCGAAAAAATTATCGACTCCACTCCCGGGCTGATCGACAAAATTCAGTCGATGTTCCAGAACCAGGGCGGATCTTCCTCCGGACAGCAGCAGCAAAATACGCAGGCTCCTCCTCCCGTTCCTTCCGAAGCTGTTACCTTTACACCGTCTACCCCGGTGTAA
- a CDS encoding DUF2953 domain-containing protein, with translation MKLWLLIGVLLLLAVAVLLLSSRIFFHLSLNRRGHDDQIVLDITALFGLVKLHYKLPALVFEGFKRGLHVKLEETGVAPVKSAKDEETNIDKEDVSEWIEYGKKALKATYGLRRWTAETMSHVQITKLDWSTNFSLGDAAGTATAAGALWGLKWTIIGWASQWVKLMRKPRLFVVPVFEDTVGFSTEVDCKGRISAGYALYAVLRLLVRAMQADEGIRQWKDIIREIRSRRREKSAA, from the coding sequence GTGAAGTTATGGCTGTTGATTGGTGTCCTGCTGCTGCTTGCGGTCGCGGTCCTGCTGCTCTCTTCCCGTATTTTTTTTCATCTCAGTCTGAACCGAAGAGGTCATGATGACCAAATCGTGCTTGATATCACCGCTCTTTTCGGACTTGTCAAGCTTCATTACAAGCTTCCGGCGCTCGTATTCGAAGGTTTCAAACGCGGTCTGCATGTCAAGCTGGAAGAGACCGGTGTCGCTCCGGTCAAATCGGCGAAGGACGAAGAGACGAATATTGACAAGGAGGATGTCTCGGAATGGATCGAATACGGAAAAAAAGCGCTGAAAGCCACGTACGGACTAAGACGCTGGACTGCCGAGACGATGTCTCATGTCCAGATTACGAAGCTGGACTGGTCCACCAATTTCTCGCTTGGTGATGCTGCGGGAACGGCCACGGCGGCCGGGGCGCTCTGGGGACTGAAATGGACGATCATCGGTTGGGCGTCCCAGTGGGTAAAGCTGATGCGTAAGCCACGCCTGTTTGTCGTTCCGGTATTTGAAGATACCGTGGGATTTTCCACCGAGGTTGATTGCAAAGGGAGAATATCGGCAGGCTACGCGCTGTATGCGGTATTGAGGCTGCTAGTACGGGCCATGCAAGCCGACGAAGGAATCAGGCAGTGGAAGGATATTATTCGCGAGATCCGCTCCCGGCGGCGTGAAAAAAGCGCGGCATGA
- the scpB gene encoding SMC-Scp complex subunit ScpB — MDYKRLKSIIEGLLFLAGEDGLSAKQIAEITEQRTDFVNGAVEELRQELASHERGLQVVQIAGNYRLATLPDHAPYFERLAYSPSRASLSQAALETLSIIAYRQPITRVEIEEIRGVKAERAIHTLTNKDLIQEVGRAEAVGRPILYGTTKSFLETFGLASLQELPEPSAQDNGDNLEEETQLLFDKLDTRQLTIDEMEPS; from the coding sequence ATGGATTACAAACGGCTGAAATCGATTATTGAGGGGCTGCTGTTTCTGGCCGGAGAGGACGGCTTGTCCGCCAAACAAATCGCCGAAATTACGGAGCAGCGGACGGATTTCGTTAACGGAGCTGTGGAGGAGCTGCGTCAGGAGCTGGCTTCTCATGAGCGCGGCCTTCAGGTCGTACAGATTGCCGGCAATTACCGGCTGGCGACGCTACCGGACCATGCGCCTTATTTCGAGCGTCTGGCTTATTCACCATCCCGAGCGTCCTTGTCGCAGGCGGCGCTGGAGACGCTGTCCATCATCGCTTACAGGCAGCCGATTACGCGGGTGGAGATTGAGGAGATTCGCGGAGTGAAGGCGGAAAGGGCCATCCATACGCTTACCAACAAGGATCTCATTCAGGAGGTTGGCCGGGCGGAGGCGGTGGGGCGCCCGATTTTGTACGGGACGACCAAGTCTTTTCTGGAGACGTTCGGGCTGGCCAGTCTGCAAGAGCTGCCGGAGCCTTCTGCGCAGGACAATGGAGATAATCTGGAGGAAGAAACGCAGCTGCTGTTCGACAAGCTTGATACGCGTCAGTTGACGATCGATGAAATGGAGCCATCATAA
- a CDS encoding segregation and condensation protein A — protein sequence MTVLYKLETFEGPLDLLLHLIDKAEIDIQDIPVSEITEQYMEYLRNMQELELEITSEFLVMAATLLSIKSKMLLPKPPVIEIDDFEYYEDDDYDPRAELVQRLIEYRKIKSIASQLMDMESERSLIFTKEPDDLAPFVPSQVDNTLKGLHASDLIAAFRKALGKAARRSSYAKITRDEISVKDRIRDVSAALRRTGKGGRLRFSSLLDDSMARHEIVATFLAILELMKMKAILCYQEKLFDDIVMEWRGAEDFDGLQTAEIDY from the coding sequence GTGACTGTATTGTACAAGCTGGAGACGTTTGAGGGCCCGCTGGATTTATTGCTGCATTTGATCGACAAGGCGGAAATCGACATCCAGGACATTCCGGTCAGCGAGATCACCGAGCAGTACATGGAATACTTGCGGAACATGCAGGAGCTCGAACTGGAAATTACAAGCGAGTTCCTGGTGATGGCCGCGACGCTGCTATCCATCAAGAGCAAGATGCTGCTGCCCAAGCCGCCCGTGATCGAAATCGACGATTTCGAATACTACGAGGATGACGATTACGATCCCCGGGCGGAGCTGGTGCAGCGTCTGATCGAATACCGCAAAATCAAGAGCATCGCTTCCCAATTGATGGATATGGAGAGTGAGCGCAGCCTGATTTTTACGAAGGAACCGGACGATTTGGCTCCCTTTGTGCCATCGCAGGTCGACAATACCCTGAAAGGGCTTCACGCTTCCGATCTGATCGCCGCATTCCGCAAGGCGCTTGGCAAGGCGGCCAGACGTTCCTCGTACGCGAAGATCACCAGAGACGAGATCTCGGTCAAGGACCGCATCCGCGATGTTTCCGCGGCGCTTCGGCGAACCGGGAAGGGCGGCCGGCTGCGCTTCTCGTCGCTGCTGGATGACAGCATGGCAAGGCATGAGATCGTGGCGACCTTTCTTGCCATTCTGGAGCTGATGAAGATGAAGGCGATCTTGTGCTATCAGGAGAAATTGTTTGATGACATTGTGATGGAATGGAGAGGGGCGGAAGACTTCGATGGATTACAAACGGCTGAAATCGATTATTGA
- the ribE gene encoding 6,7-dimethyl-8-ribityllumazine synthase — MPQIFEGHLVSEGLKYGIVVGRFNEFITSKLLSGALDAFKRHGVKDEEVSVAWVPGVFEIPLIAQKMAESGKYDAVVTLGTVIRGSTTHYDYVCNEVAKGVAAINLKTGVPTIFGVLTTENIEQAIERGGTKAGNKGWDAAVSAIEMANLSKLV, encoded by the coding sequence ATGCCGCAGATTTTTGAAGGACATTTAGTATCGGAAGGTTTGAAATACGGGATTGTAGTAGGACGTTTTAACGAATTTATTACGAGCAAGCTGCTTTCCGGCGCACTGGACGCTTTCAAGCGCCACGGCGTCAAGGATGAAGAAGTTTCCGTCGCCTGGGTGCCGGGAGTGTTCGAAATTCCTCTGATTGCGCAAAAAATGGCCGAAAGCGGCAAATATGACGCCGTCGTTACGTTGGGCACCGTTATCCGCGGCTCCACTACCCATTACGATTACGTCTGCAACGAAGTAGCCAAGGGTGTAGCCGCAATTAATCTCAAGACCGGCGTTCCGACGATCTTCGGCGTGCTGACAACGGAGAACATCGAGCAGGCGATTGAGCGCGGCGGCACCAAAGCGGGCAACAAGGGTTGGGACGCGGCAGTATCCGCCATCGAGATGGCCAATCTTTCCAAATTGGTCTAA